One genomic window of Deinococcus reticulitermitis includes the following:
- a CDS encoding helix-turn-helix domain-containing protein, which translates to MPGWQPTHYSRVQLEERRMAALEWIERGTHRNEEIAEHFGVSVHTVYTWKARLRRNGGLKATVAGGAVARLTSAQHEHLRTLLREGALQHG; encoded by the coding sequence ATGCCTGGCTGGCAGCCGACCCACTACTCCCGCGTTCAGCTTGAGGAGCGTCGCATGGCCGCTCTGGAATGGATTGAGCGCGGAACCCACCGGAACGAAGAGATTGCGGAGCATTTCGGTGTCTCTGTGCATACGGTCTACACCTGGAAAGCTCGACTACGGCGCAACGGTGGCCTGAAGGCCACCGTTGCCGGTGGCGCTGTTGCGCGACTCACTTCCGCACAACACGAGCACCTGCGCACCCTCCTCAGAGAGGGTGCTTTGCAGCACGGCTT
- a CDS encoding general stress protein, protein MTRSDPRLDLTPDQRARVSVATYSTYPEAQRAVDHLSDQQFPVERTAIVGEGLKMVEQVTGRLSWGRAASLGLGQGVFIGLFVGLLFGLLGLGGGNLAFALGYGIVMGAVTGLVWGLVGYALSGGRRDFTSVGGMKADHYLLLVDPEVAEQARTLLAAMPPR, encoded by the coding sequence ATGACCCGATCTGATCCCCGCCTCGACCTTACCCCCGACCAGCGCGCGCGCGTCAGCGTGGCGACCTACTCCACCTACCCCGAAGCGCAGCGGGCGGTCGATCACCTCAGCGACCAGCAGTTCCCGGTCGAGCGCACCGCCATCGTGGGCGAGGGCCTCAAGATGGTCGAGCAGGTCACCGGGCGCCTGAGCTGGGGCCGGGCGGCGAGCCTGGGGCTCGGGCAGGGCGTCTTTATCGGCCTGTTCGTGGGGCTGCTGTTCGGACTCCTCGGTCTCGGCGGCGGCAACCTGGCTTTTGCGCTGGGTTACGGCATCGTGATGGGCGCCGTCACCGGACTCGTGTGGGGCCTCGTCGGCTACGCGCTGAGCGGAGGCCGGCGCGACTTTACCTCCGTCGGGGGCATGAAGGCCGACCACTACCTGCTGCTCGTGGACCCCGAGGTGGCCGAGCAGGCCCGCACCCTGCTGGCCGCGATGCCCCCGCGCTGA